The following are encoded together in the Poseidonibacter lekithochrous genome:
- a CDS encoding response regulator transcription factor, with amino-acid sequence MEKFKQFTILYIEDDEGVRTVNSRFLTRMFNEFYEAKDGQEGYELYKKYHPDIILTDINMPRLDGLSLAKKIRQTDQTTKIIISTAFSDKDYLLEAIELNLEKYIIKPLTSRNLIPALTKAATALEIEKDFKINLDDNFYFDNKTSLFYLQNEEMDLTKKELLFLKLLVTNKNRVVSYEEIEQFVWEDEYMSLNSLRTTIGFLRKKIPFNCIKNISNMGYKLNLEKKL; translated from the coding sequence ATGGAAAAGTTCAAACAATTTACAATTTTATATATAGAAGATGATGAAGGAGTTCGTACCGTTAACTCTAGATTCTTAACAAGAATGTTCAATGAGTTTTATGAAGCAAAAGATGGACAAGAAGGTTACGAGTTATACAAAAAATACCATCCAGATATTATACTAACAGATATTAACATGCCAAGATTAGATGGCTTATCACTTGCAAAAAAAATCAGACAAACAGACCAAACTACAAAAATTATCATCTCAACTGCATTTTCTGATAAAGATTATTTACTTGAAGCTATTGAATTAAATCTAGAAAAATATATAATTAAACCATTAACAAGTAGAAATCTAATTCCAGCTTTAACAAAAGCTGCGACAGCTCTTGAGATAGAAAAAGATTTCAAAATAAATTTAGATGATAACTTCTATTTTGATAATAAAACTTCTTTGTTTTATTTGCAGAATGAAGAGATGGACTTAACAAAAAAAGAGTTGCTATTTTTAAAACTATTAGTGACTAATAAAAATAGAGTTGTTTCTTATGAAGAGATTGAACAGTTTGTTTGGGAAGATGAATATATGAGTCTTAATTCTTTACGAACTACTATTGGATTTTTGAGAAAAAAAATTCCATTTAACTGTATTAAGAATATTTCAAATATGGGGTACAAATTAAATCTTGAAAAAAAACTATAA
- a CDS encoding cache domain-containing protein: MKKNYKQNIEQGIKKTTLLSSTIIIFIVATIIGIVLIKTEYSNFKNHIKTFRTTLIEREMFTIQSAVQNLQNDIEFEKISILNSKKQQIKNQSIIAYNLAFSLYQNSKELSKEQQIQLIKSSIKQIGTKQNDINYFILDTKGNLILNSENPKDEGVNFLDFEDINGIKFTNEMIYANKNKQNYTEYYWYKPNKRVTYSRHLKELDLVIGSASFLESRTEELKEKLLKKIVLQNLNSQNFLFIYKVTSLNNIQTQSHLLIEKNIQTTTNELKAIEELMIDTNYKGNDFIYYNYNGKLLYGTFLKRLRYFIGVGINLDHINEIVKSEKEISLDNMYSKIIKLVIIISIMTAIFFIFSLLFTKKIELLFNRYKKTVKENEEKYALLFNYSNDGFIISEVIENSTSILSLNSTALKTIGYETKEILYQDFFQLFENLTLDDIIEKESLFRTVKLFTKDHEIRTIELNAMIYSYENKKLIFASLRDITERTLLKEEKLKQENILIQKSKMAAMGEMIGNIAHQWRQPLSQVSGLFFDIESAYDYKELDKKYLSKRVDEANDLLEYMSKTIDDFRNFFNPNNKKEEFLISDSVSIALRIVSSTLDFHKIDLQIDINSDEKIYGYKNEYSQVIVNIISNAKDILIDRNIKEPKIKIYLENENKPVLCIEDNAGGIEKEIIDKIFDPYFTTKYDYGTGIGLYMTKLIIEEKMNGLITAKNSKEGAIFTIEV, encoded by the coding sequence TTGAAAAAAAACTATAAACAAAATATTGAACAAGGTATTAAAAAAACCACTTTATTAAGTTCAACAATAATTATATTTATTGTTGCAACTATTATTGGAATTGTTTTAATAAAAACAGAATATAGTAATTTCAAAAATCACATCAAAACTTTTAGAACTACGCTAATTGAGCGAGAAATGTTCACTATTCAATCTGCTGTACAAAATCTACAAAATGATATTGAGTTTGAAAAAATATCAATTTTAAATAGTAAAAAACAACAAATAAAAAACCAATCAATTATCGCTTATAATCTAGCTTTTTCTTTATATCAAAATTCAAAAGAGTTATCAAAAGAGCAACAAATACAACTAATAAAATCTTCTATAAAACAAATAGGTACAAAACAAAATGATATTAACTACTTTATTTTAGATACAAAAGGTAATCTAATACTAAATAGCGAAAACCCAAAAGATGAAGGGGTTAATTTCTTAGATTTTGAAGATATTAACGGCATTAAATTCACAAATGAAATGATATATGCGAATAAAAATAAACAAAACTATACAGAATATTACTGGTATAAACCAAATAAAAGAGTTACTTATTCACGCCATTTAAAAGAGCTTGATTTAGTAATTGGTTCTGCTAGTTTTTTAGAAAGTAGAACAGAAGAGTTAAAAGAAAAACTACTAAAAAAAATAGTTCTTCAAAACCTCAATAGTCAAAACTTTTTATTTATTTATAAAGTAACTAGCCTTAATAATATACAAACACAAAGCCACTTGCTAATTGAGAAAAACATACAAACAACTACCAACGAGTTAAAAGCAATAGAAGAGCTGATGATTGATACAAACTATAAAGGTAATGATTTTATTTATTACAACTATAACGGCAAACTTTTATATGGTACGTTCTTAAAAAGGCTTAGATATTTCATAGGAGTAGGAATAAATCTAGACCATATTAATGAAATCGTTAAAAGTGAAAAAGAAATTTCACTGGATAATATGTACTCAAAAATTATAAAACTTGTAATTATAATAAGTATTATGACTGCAATATTTTTTATATTTTCACTACTATTTACAAAAAAGATTGAACTACTTTTTAATCGATATAAAAAAACAGTAAAAGAAAATGAGGAAAAATACGCCCTACTTTTCAACTACAGTAATGATGGTTTTATAATTTCAGAAGTTATTGAAAACTCCACTAGTATTCTAAGTCTTAATAGTACCGCTTTAAAAACTATTGGTTATGAAACAAAAGAGATTTTATATCAAGATTTTTTCCAATTATTTGAGAACTTAACACTAGATGATATTATTGAAAAAGAATCATTATTTCGAACTGTTAAGTTATTCACAAAAGATCACGAGATTAGAACTATCGAATTAAATGCAATGATATATTCATATGAGAACAAAAAACTAATCTTTGCATCACTTCGTGATATTACGGAGAGAACTCTACTAAAAGAAGAGAAACTAAAACAAGAAAATATTCTAATCCAAAAATCGAAAATGGCAGCAATGGGAGAAATGATAGGAAATATCGCTCACCAATGGAGACAACCACTATCTCAAGTATCGGGATTATTCTTCGATATTGAATCTGCTTATGACTATAAAGAACTAGATAAAAAGTATCTTTCAAAAAGAGTAGATGAAGCTAATGACTTATTAGAGTATATGTCTAAAACTATTGATGATTTTAGAAATTTCTTCAACCCAAATAATAAAAAAGAAGAGTTTTTAATCTCTGATTCTGTATCAATTGCACTTAGAATCGTAAGCTCAACTCTTGATTTTCATAAGATTGATTTACAAATAGATATAAACTCAGATGAAAAAATATATGGATATAAAAACGAATATTCACAAGTAATTGTAAATATCATTTCAAATGCTAAAGATATATTAATAGATAGAAATATAAAAGAGCCTAAAATCAAAATCTATCTTGAAAATGAAAATAAACCAGTTTTATGTATTGAAGATAATGCAGGTGGAATTGAAAAAGAAATCATAGATAAAATCTTTGATCCTTACTTTACTACAAAATATGATTATGGTACTGGAATTGGACTATATATGACTAAACTTATCATTGAAGAGAAGATGAACGGACTAATTACTGCTAAAAACTCAAAAGAAGGTGCAATCTTTACAATCGAAGTATAA
- a CDS encoding tripartite tricarboxylate transporter permease — protein sequence MMDGVFQGVVTAFTTYNIMMVAVGCFAGTFIGMLPGLGPISAIALMIPITYGMDPSSGLILIAGVYYGAIFGGSTSSILINAPGVAGTVASSFDGYPMAKNGQAGKALAIAAYSSFTGGTIAAIFLLFAAPALASVSLSFQSSDYFALMVLGLTAVAAFAGKGKFLKAAIMTIFGLMLATVGTDSDSGIARFTFGRLDLIDGISFLLLAMAAFALSEAMMNILDNKEQTQAEKDALKKDIGSLKITRAEVKEMAPTVGRSSVLGFFVGVLPGAGATIASFLAYGMERSFANVKEKLKFGKGSIKGLAAPESANNAACSGSFVPLLTLGIPGSGTTAIILGALISYGIQPGPTMYVDNPALFWSVIISMYIGNVVLLILNLPLIPYIAKLLTLPKQLLLPLIIFFSLIGVYLVTFNNFDIYMMTIFAVVALFLRIIDFPMAPMILGFILGGMMEDNLRRALTISDGSLAFLWERPITLSILVLTILVLLMPVISDYFAKIKEKRKAL from the coding sequence ATGATGGATGGTGTATTTCAAGGAGTAGTAACAGCGTTTACTACTTATAATATTATGATGGTAGCAGTTGGATGTTTCGCTGGTACATTTATTGGTATGTTACCAGGTCTTGGACCTATTTCAGCAATTGCTTTAATGATTCCAATTACTTATGGAATGGATCCTTCATCGGGATTAATTTTAATTGCAGGTGTTTATTATGGAGCAATTTTTGGAGGTTCAACTTCTTCAATTTTAATTAATGCTCCAGGAGTTGCTGGAACTGTTGCATCTTCATTTGATGGTTATCCAATGGCTAAGAATGGACAAGCAGGTAAAGCTTTAGCAATTGCAGCTTATTCATCTTTTACAGGTGGTACTATTGCAGCTATTTTCTTACTGTTCGCAGCACCAGCACTTGCTTCCGTTAGTCTTAGTTTTCAATCATCTGATTACTTTGCTTTAATGGTTCTAGGACTTACAGCAGTAGCAGCGTTTGCTGGTAAGGGTAAGTTTTTAAAAGCAGCTATTATGACTATATTTGGTCTAATGCTTGCAACTGTTGGAACTGATAGTGATTCTGGTATTGCTAGATTTACTTTTGGAAGATTAGATTTAATTGATGGGATTTCGTTTTTATTATTAGCTATGGCTGCATTTGCATTATCAGAAGCTATGATGAATATCTTAGATAATAAAGAACAAACTCAAGCAGAGAAAGATGCTCTTAAAAAAGATATTGGTTCTTTAAAAATCACAAGAGCAGAAGTAAAAGAGATGGCACCAACTGTTGGTAGATCTTCTGTACTTGGATTCTTTGTTGGTGTTCTTCCAGGAGCAGGTGCAACTATTGCATCGTTTTTAGCTTATGGAATGGAGAGATCTTTTGCAAATGTAAAAGAAAAACTAAAATTTGGTAAAGGTAGTATAAAAGGACTAGCAGCTCCTGAGAGTGCAAATAACGCAGCTTGTTCTGGTTCATTTGTACCATTACTTACTTTAGGAATTCCGGGTTCAGGAACTACAGCTATTATCCTAGGAGCTTTAATCTCTTATGGTATTCAACCAGGTCCTACAATGTATGTGGATAATCCAGCACTATTTTGGTCTGTAATTATTTCTATGTATATTGGAAATGTTGTTTTACTTATTTTAAATTTACCGTTAATTCCTTATATTGCTAAGTTATTAACATTACCAAAACAGTTATTGTTACCACTTATTATATTCTTCTCTCTAATTGGAGTATATTTAGTAACATTCAATAACTTTGATATTTACATGATGACAATATTTGCAGTAGTTGCATTGTTCTTAAGAATTATTGACTTCCCTATGGCTCCTATGATTTTAGGATTTATTTTAGGTGGAATGATGGAAGATAACTTAAGACGAGCACTTACAATTAGTGATGGTTCATTAGCATTTTTATGGGAGAGACCAATTACATTAAGTATTTTGGTACTTACTATTCTTGTTTTACTAATGCCAGTAATTAGCGATTATTTTGCTAAAATTAAAGAAAAAAGAAAAGCTTTATAA
- a CDS encoding tripartite tricarboxylate transporter TctB family protein, translating into MTKNTIGAIFFLAFSVFYFFNVFSIKKMPGSQFEVMTASSFPFYIGVAGILISLVILVISFKEKDQEFLSMEYIKSLDFKTTLYFVAAMIFYGFTIRTLGFIISTMIFLAIGFVLLKEKNIKRIFLISVGVSVGFYLILNNLLGVYIDPGMLYEYFAGVES; encoded by the coding sequence ATGACAAAAAATACTATAGGCGCAATATTCTTTTTAGCTTTTTCAGTTTTTTACTTTTTTAATGTATTTAGCATCAAAAAAATGCCAGGAAGTCAATTTGAAGTTATGACAGCATCTTCTTTTCCATTTTATATTGGAGTAGCTGGGATTTTAATTTCACTTGTGATTCTTGTAATTTCATTTAAAGAGAAAGACCAAGAATTTTTATCAATGGAATACATTAAATCATTAGATTTTAAAACTACACTATATTTTGTAGCGGCAATGATTTTTTATGGATTTACTATTAGAACTTTAGGATTTATTATATCAACTATGATTTTCCTTGCCATTGGTTTTGTACTTTTAAAAGAGAAAAATATAAAAAGAATATTTTTAATTTCAGTGGGTGTATCTGTTGGGTTTTACTTAATATTAAACAATTTATTAGGTGTATATATCGACCCGGGAATGTTATACGAATACTTTGCAGGAGTTGAATCATGA